In Eleutherodactylus coqui strain aEleCoq1 chromosome 11, aEleCoq1.hap1, whole genome shotgun sequence, a single window of DNA contains:
- the BMAL1 gene encoding basic helix-loop-helix ARNT-like protein 1: MADQRMDITSTINDFISSGPTDLISSSLSTGSMECNRKRKGSLTDYQLDGFSFDHGEGMDTDKDDPHGMLEYAEGRIKNAREAHSQIEKRRRDKMNSFIDELASLVPTCNAMSRKLDKLTVLRMAVQHMKTLRGATNPYTEANYKPSFLSDDELKHLILRAADGFLFVVGCDRGKILFVSESVFKILNYSQNDLIGQSLFDYLHPKDIAKVKEQLSSSDTAPRERLIDAKTGLPVKTDITPGPSRLCSGARRSFFCRMKCNRPSVKVEDKDFPSNCSKKKGDRKSFCTIHSTGYLKSWPPTKMGLDEDNEPDSEGCNLSCLVAIGRLHPHIVPQPANGEIRVKSTEYVSRHAIDGKFVFVDQRATAILGYLPQELLGTSCYEYFHQDDIGNLAECHRQVLQTREKITTNCYKFKIKDGSFITLKSRWFSFMNPWTKEVEYIVSTNTVVSTNILESADSAFSHLSASPPSMDSVLQSGEGGTKRTHPTVPGIPGGTRAGAGKIGRMIAEEIMEIHRIRGSSPSSCGSSPLNITSTPPPDASSPGGKKILNGGTMDLPLSGLGTGQLQDNSGFPYSDSSSMLGENSQMGIDMIETDHGSSSPSNDEAAMAVIMSLLEADAGLGGPVDFSDLPWPL, translated from the exons ATGGCTGACCAAAGAATGGATATCACttcaactattaatgacttcATCTCCTCGGGTCCAACTGACCTCATATCTAGCTCCCTCAGCACAGGCAGCATGGAGTGCAACCGCAAGAGGAAGGGGAGTCTAACGGATTATCA GCTTGACGGCTTTTCATTTGA TCATGGGGAAGGCATGGACACGGATAAAGACGATCCGCACGGGAT gTTAGAATACGCAGAAGGTCGGATAAAAAATGCAAG GGAGGCTCACAGTCAGATTGAGAAGAGGCGTAGAGACAAAATGAACAGCTTCATCGATGAGTTGGCTTCTCTGGTGCCCACGTGTAACGCCATGTCTAGGAAGCTGGACAAGCTGACCGTACTGAGAATGGCCGTACAGCATATGAAGACTCTGCGAG GTGCCACAAATCCGTACACAGAAGCCAACTACAAACCCTCATTCCTGTCCGATGATGAGCTGAAGCACTTGATTCTCAGG GCGGCAGATGGATTCCTCTTTGTGGTGGGCTGCGACCGAGGGAAGATCCTGTTTGTATCGGAATCGGTTTTCAAGATCCTTAATTATAGTCAG AATGATCTGATTGGACAAAGTTTATTTGATTACCTACATCCAAAAGACATCGCCAAAGTAAAGGAGCAGTTGTCGTCCTCGGACACGGCCCCCCGCGAGAGGCTCATCGATGCTAAAA CCGGTCTGCCGGTTAAGACTGACATCACCCCCGGGCCGTCGCGGCTGTGCTCCGGAGCCCGGCGTTCGTTCTTCTGCAGGATGAAGTGTAACAGACCCTCCGTGAAGGTAGAAGACAAGGATTTCCCATCCAACTGCTCGAAGAAGAAGG GAGACCGGAAGAGTTTTTGCACTATTCACAGCACTGGCTACTTAAAGAGCTGGCCGCCCACCAAGATGGGGCTGGATGAGGACAACGAACCCGACAGCGAGGGCTGTAATCTTAGCTGCCTTGTAGCCATCGGCCGCTTACATCCGCACATAGTACCGCAGCCCGCAAATGGGGAGATCCGAGTCAAGTCCACGGAGTACGTCTCGCGGCACGCAATTGACGGGAAGTTCGTGTTTGTAGATCAGAG GGCGACCGCAATTTTAGGGTACTTACCACAAGAGCTTCTAGGGACATCGTGTTACGAGTATTTCCATCAAGACGACATCGGGAATCTCGCAGAGTGCCATAGACAAG TGTTACAGACCAGAGAAAAGATAACCACAAATTGTTACAAGTTTAAAATCAAAGACGGCTCCTTCATCACCCTGAAGAGTCGCTGGTTCAGTTTCATGAACCCTTGGACCAAAGAAGTGGAATACATCGTCTCCACCAACACCGTTGTATC AACGAACATTCTAGAAAGCGCCGATTCGGCCTTCTCACATCTGTCCGCCTCCCCACCCAGCATGGATAGCGTCCTGCAGTCTGGAGAGG GTGGCACAAAGAGAACCCATCCTACAGTGCCTGGCATTCCTGGCGGAACCAGAGCTGGCGCTGGGAAGATTGGCAGAATGATCGCTGAAGAGATCATGGAAATTCACAG GATAAGAGGCTCTTCACCATCGAGCTGCGGGTCGAGTCCCCTTAACATCACCAGCACTCCCCCTCCTGATGCGTCATCTCCTGGGGGCAAAAAG ATATTAAATGGGGGCACCATGGATCTGCCGCTCTCTGGATTGGGTACAGGACAGCTACAAGACAACTCCGGCTTCCCGTATTCTGACAGCTCCTCGATGCTCG GTGAAAACTCACAAATGGGCATCGACATGATAGAAACGGACCACGGCTCAAGCAGTCCCTCCAATGATGAAGCTGCGATGGCCGTCATCATGAGTCTCCTGGAGGCGGATGCAGGACTTGGGGGGCCGGTAGACTTCAGCGACTTGCCCTGGCCATTGTGA